From a single Dendropsophus ebraccatus isolate aDenEbr1 chromosome 8, aDenEbr1.pat, whole genome shotgun sequence genomic region:
- the LOC138799865 gene encoding sodium/glucose cotransporter 4-like: MVKATTEPPSTDPKYATFGILDIVVVVAYFGFVLAVGIWSSVRASRGTVGGYFLAGRTMTWWPIGASLMSSNVGSGLFVGMAGAGAAGGLAVGGFEWNASWVLVALGWIFVPVYIASGVVTMPEYLEKRFGGHRIRIYMSVLSLILYIFTKISTDIYSGALFIQVSLGWNIYLATVILLVVTAIYTVAGGLTAVIYTDTLQTVIMVVGAHILMFISFVKIGWYPGLVEKYMQAIPKRIVPNTTCHLPRADAFHMLRDPITGDLPWPGLIFGLTIIATWVWCTDQVIVQRSLAAKNLSHAKGGSIVGGYLKILPTFFVVLPGMISRALYPDEIGCVHPEECRKYCDIDVSCSNTAYPKLVITLMPVGLKGLMIAVILAALMSSLTSIFNSASTIFTLDIWIRIRKKATEQELMIVGRVFVVVLVVISILWIPIIQAGNSGLLFDYMQSVTSYLSPPVTAIFILGIFMKRVNEPGAFWGLLIGLVVGLVRMTMDFMYRAPNCGEEDTRPSVLKNVHYLYFAILLFGLTSIICVVISLCTEAIPDDELGRMTWWTRKRPDQRVEIDLSKDLAVTSPNIPAVEKEPERNLLPQAEILLVNSSGAVHDEKTSNDAPSHSWWKKLYFWFCGISTQPEAKLSKEEEMKLQRKLTSIEEKPLWRDVCNINAIILLLINVFLWGYFG, translated from the exons ATGGTCAAGGCCACCACCGAGCCCCCATCTACCGATCCCAAGTATGCCACCTTTGGGATTCTGGATATTGTTGTGGTTGTGGCTTATTTTGGGTTTGTCCTTGCAGTTGGAATATGG TCATCTGTCCGTGCGAGTCGGGGAACAGTAGGAGGATATTTCCTAGCGGGAAGAACAATGACCTGGTGGCCT ATCGGTGCTTCTTTGATGTCCAGCAATGTTGGCAGCGGCCTCTTTGTTGGGATGGCCGGAGCCGGAGCCGCAGGAGGTTTGGCAGTCGGAGGTTTTGAATGGAAT GCATCTTGGGTGCTGGTCGCCCTCGGATGGATCTTCGTACCTGTGTATATCGCCTCCGGAGTAGTCACTATGCCCGAGTACTTGGAAAAACGCTTTGGTGGCCACCGGATTCGGATTTACATGTCTGTCCTATCTCTCATCCTTTACATCTTTACTAAGATATCG ACGGATATTTATTCCGGAGCGCTCTTCATCCAGGTGTCTCTGGGTTGGAACATTTACCTGGCAACAGTTATATTACTAGTAGTCACAGCCATCTACACTGTCGCTG GTGGACTCACTGCAGTCATCTACACAGACACCCTGCAAACCGTCATCATGGTGGTGGGCGCCCACATCCTCATGTTCATAT CTTTTGTCAAAATTGGCTGGTACCCAGGACTGGTAGAGAAATACATGCAGGCCATCCCGAAAAGAATCGTTCCCAATACAACCTGCCACCTGCCCCGCGCTGACGCTTTCCACATGCTTCGTGACCCCATCACTGGAGACCTGCCCTGGCCCGGCCTTATATTTGGTCTGACTATAATAGCCACTTGGGTTTGGTGCACTGACCAG GTAATTGTGCAGAGATCTCTGGCAGCAAAGAACTTATCCCATGCCAAAGGGGGCTCCATTGTCGGGGGGTACCTGAAAATCCTGCCCACCTTCTTTGTGGTGCTGCCTGGAATGATCAGCAGAGCCTTATACCCAG ATGAAATCGGATGTGTTCACCCTGAAGAATGTCGGAAATACTGCGACATTGATGTGAGCTGCTCAAATACGGCCTATCCCAAGCTGGTCATAACACTCATGCCCGTCG gattgaaggggttaatgatagcaGTCATTTTGGCCGCTCTTATGAGTTCTCTCACGTCCATCTTCAATAGTGCCAGTACTATATTCACTCTCGATATCTGGATACGTATACGCAAGAAAGCCACCGAACAAGAGCTAATGATTGTCGGCAG AGTCTTTGTTGTGGTACTTGTGGTTATCAGTATTCTGTGGATCCCCATCATTCAGGCAGGAAATAGTGGTTTGCTCTTTGACTATATGCAGTCGGTCACCAGTTACCTCTCTCCGCCTGTTACCGCTATATTTATTCTGGGCATTTTCATGAAGAGAGTCAATGAACCG GGAGCTTTCTGGGGTCTCCTTATCGGCTTGGTGGTGGGATTGGTCCGAATGACTATGGATTTTATGTATAGAGCTCCAAATTGTGGGGAAGAGGACACCAGACCTTCAGTGCTTAAGAACGTCCATTACTTGTACTTTGCAATTCTTCTATTTGGACTGACATCGATAATTTGCGTTGTGATCAGTTTATGCACAGAAGCCATACCCGATGATGAG CTTGGTCGAATGACTTGGTGGACTAGAAAAAGACCAGATCAAAGAGTTGAAATAGATCTTTCCAAGGACCTTGCTGTAACATCTCCAAATATTCCAGCTGTCGAGAAAGAGCCAG AAAGAAACTTACTGCCACAAGCTGAAATTCTACTAGTCAACTCTTCAGGAGCTGTACACGATGAGAAAACAAGTAACGATG CTCCGTCACATTCCTGGTGGAAAAAGTTGTATTTCTGGTTCTGCGGTATATCAACACAGCCAGAAGCCAAACTGTCCAAAGAAGAAGAGATGAAGTTGCAGAGAAAGTTGACCAGTATTGAAGAGAAGCCATTATGGAGGGACGTGTGCAATATCAacgccatcatcctcctcctcatcaatgTTTTCCTATGGGGTTACTTTGGATAA